The Borrelia hispanica CRI genomic sequence AATCAAGATTTGACATAATAAAAAATGTATGTTTCTTTTTATTATTCATTGGGGGAACATATAAAATCAAAAACATACATCATAAAGGTTAAAAAGAAATAATCTAAGACATACATAGTATACAATCAAATTTAGCAAAAATCAATATTTAACATAATAATATAAGCATAAAAAAAAAGGCATATAGCCTTTTAATAATAATACCAATAATGGAGATAATAAATTGGGAATTCATATTTTTCTAAATATACGCTTAGATTTAAGATGATATTCTTGTCCTCTATCTTTAAGAAAAAGAGGATCATATAAAACTTCTGTATTATTTGTTGCCATAAAATGGGACCCAATATTATTCTTTAATTTAACTTCACTTATCTCAAATTCATCCTTTAAACATTTATAAGATTTATCTTCAACACGAACATCTCTTTTAACGCCGAAGAAACTTAAGATTTTACATGGATTTAAAATATAACAATTAATCCCCATATAACCTAATCTAACAAATTGATAATAATTATTATTAATATCATTAAAGTCAAATTTGTTCTTTGTAAGTGATGATATGTAATAATGCAAAGATAAAAAGTAACAACCCCAACGTCTAATCTCTTCAACAAATCTTTTATCATTTTGTTGTAATTTCATATATCATTTAACCTCCTATATAATCCAAAACTCATTTATAAACTTCTAAAAAGGAATATCTTCATTGAATTCACAAGCAGAATCAGGAACAGGAGTAGGAGTAGGAATATCAACTTTAGGATTATGATACTTACTATCCCCACCAAACAATCTCAGTTGATCTACAAAAATAATGCTTTTAATTTTAT encodes the following:
- a CDS encoding DUF261 domain-containing protein, translated to MKLQQNDKRFVEEIRRWGCYFLSLHYYISSLTKNKFDFNDINNNYYQFVRLGYMGINCYILNPCKILSFFGVKRDVRVEDKSYKCLKDEFEISEVKLKNNIGSHFMATNNTEVLYDPLFLKDRGQEYHLKSKRIFRKI